The following coding sequences are from one Streptomyces sp. V3I7 window:
- a CDS encoding LCP family protein — protein sequence MDAQSRGRADNIDPADQWVFNPNTGEYEMRLAPSAPQSPVPGPRRRAPRNAGGAPRGRTAAPERAPGRGGRGEGREVPPQRSRRRGSEPEPPPGRRGRRTGNAKGKAKAKKVLLWTGGTMAFVLVAASAAGYFYIEHLNDNITSVSDDGASTGGFRSDRAINILLIGTDKRTGKGNEGYGDKGSVGHADTNILLHVSKDRSNATALSIPRDLIVDVPDCRTRQADGTDKVIPGTDGVRFNTSLGQDGRTASCTMRTVTELTGVKPDDFMIADFNAVKTLSTAVGGVDVCLKHPVDDKSSHLKLPAGKSTVEGEQALAFVRTRHSVGFGGDLSRIELQQQFLSSLMRKLKANDTLTSPSKMLKLADAGTKALTVDDKLKDIGKLKDLGLELGKLDLKNLTFTKVPVVDNPAEKVPTTVVLNDSQAPEVFDAIKNDVSFTAVKKKKEKQKKDAAADRLKGSKADASEVRVRIMNGGAAGGSAQDVLEWLQNSEGVLKSENAGNAPAPLDKTTLEYAPDQADQARRLADIMGLPGSALKPGESVTNAQGLPTMSLTLGKDFKGAGESLTAPTKAPDVEKSTADKEQCAS from the coding sequence GTGGACGCGCAAAGCCGTGGGCGGGCGGACAACATCGATCCCGCAGACCAGTGGGTGTTCAATCCGAACACCGGCGAATACGAAATGCGACTGGCTCCTTCCGCACCGCAATCACCGGTGCCTGGGCCCCGCAGACGAGCTCCGCGGAATGCCGGCGGCGCGCCGCGTGGCCGCACGGCCGCGCCCGAGCGCGCACCGGGGCGAGGGGGCCGGGGCGAGGGCCGTGAGGTCCCGCCGCAGCGCAGTCGGCGCCGGGGCAGCGAGCCCGAGCCGCCGCCCGGGCGCCGCGGCCGGCGGACGGGCAACGCCAAGGGCAAGGCGAAGGCCAAGAAGGTCCTGCTGTGGACCGGCGGCACGATGGCGTTCGTGCTGGTCGCGGCCTCGGCGGCGGGCTACTTCTATATCGAGCATCTCAACGACAACATCACGTCCGTCTCGGACGACGGTGCGAGCACCGGTGGCTTCCGTTCCGACAGGGCGATCAACATCCTGCTGATCGGCACGGACAAGCGCACGGGCAAGGGCAACGAGGGCTACGGCGACAAGGGCAGCGTCGGGCACGCCGACACCAACATCCTGCTGCACGTCTCCAAGGACCGGTCGAACGCGACCGCGCTGAGCATCCCGCGCGACCTGATCGTGGACGTCCCGGACTGCCGGACCAGACAGGCCGATGGCACCGACAAGGTCATCCCGGGCACAGACGGCGTCCGCTTCAACACGAGCCTCGGCCAGGACGGCCGTACGGCGAGCTGCACCATGCGCACGGTCACCGAGCTGACCGGCGTCAAGCCCGACGACTTCATGATCGCCGACTTCAACGCGGTCAAGACGCTCTCGACGGCCGTGGGCGGTGTCGACGTATGCCTCAAGCACCCGGTGGACGACAAGTCCTCGCACCTCAAGCTGCCCGCGGGCAAGTCCACGGTCGAGGGCGAGCAGGCGCTGGCCTTCGTGCGCACCCGGCACTCCGTCGGCTTCGGCGGCGACCTGAGCCGGATCGAGCTCCAGCAGCAGTTCCTCAGCTCGCTGATGCGCAAGCTGAAGGCCAACGACACCCTCACCAGCCCGTCGAAGATGCTGAAGCTGGCCGACGCCGGCACCAAGGCCCTCACGGTCGACGACAAGCTGAAGGACATCGGCAAGCTCAAGGACCTGGGCCTGGAGCTGGGCAAGCTCGACCTGAAGAACCTGACGTTCACCAAGGTGCCGGTCGTCGACAACCCGGCCGAGAAGGTGCCGACCACCGTCGTCCTCAACGACTCGCAGGCGCCCGAGGTCTTCGACGCGATCAAGAACGACGTCTCCTTCACCGCGGTCAAGAAGAAGAAGGAGAAGCAGAAGAAGGACGCGGCCGCCGACCGCCTCAAGGGCTCGAAGGCCGACGCCTCCGAGGTGCGGGTGCGCATCATGAACGGCGGGGCCGCCGGCGGTTCGGCGCAGGACGTCCTGGAGTGGCTGCAGAACAGCGAGGGCGTCCTCAAGTCGGAGAACGCCGGCAACGCCCCCGCCCCGCTCGACAAGACCACCCTCGAGTACGCCCCCGACCAGGCGGACCAGGCCCGCAGGCTGGCCGACATCATGGGGCTGCCGGGCTCCGCTCTGAAGCCGGGCGAGAGCGTGACCAACGCCCAGGGCCTGCCCACGATGTCGCTGACCCTGGGCAAGGACTTCAAGGGAGCGGGCGAGTCGCTCACCGCTCCGACGAAGGCTCCGGACGTGGAGAAGTCCACGGCCGACAAGGAGCAGTGCGCTTCGTAG
- a CDS encoding glycosyltransferase family 2 protein, giving the protein MNAKPDVRLPAVSVIMPVLNEERHLRGAVQAILAQEYAGEMEVVIALGPSTDRTDEIAAELVAEDPRVHTVPNPTGRTPAALNAAIKASRHPIVVRVDGHGMLSPNYISTAVRLLEETGAQNVGGIMHAEGENDWEHAVAAAMTSKIGVGNAAFHTGGAAAPAETVYLGVFRREALEQQGGYNEEFIRAQDWELNFRIREAGGLIWFSPELRVSYRPRPSVRALAKQYKDYGRWRHVVARYHEGSINLRYLAPPTAVCAIAAGLVVGAALTPWGFVVPAGYLAAIAAGSVPAGKGLPAKARLQIPVALATMHMSWGWGFLTSPKSLAKRVIASRRPAVLGAK; this is encoded by the coding sequence ATGAACGCCAAGCCCGACGTGCGCCTCCCCGCAGTTTCTGTGATCATGCCGGTCCTCAACGAGGAACGGCATCTGCGCGGAGCCGTCCAAGCGATCCTCGCGCAGGAGTACGCCGGCGAGATGGAGGTCGTGATCGCCCTGGGTCCGTCCACGGACCGTACGGACGAGATCGCGGCCGAACTCGTGGCAGAAGACCCCCGCGTGCACACCGTCCCCAATCCGACCGGCCGCACGCCCGCCGCGCTCAATGCGGCGATCAAGGCCTCCCGCCACCCGATCGTCGTGCGCGTTGACGGGCACGGCATGCTCTCCCCCAACTACATCTCCACCGCCGTACGGCTCCTGGAGGAGACCGGCGCGCAGAACGTCGGCGGCATCATGCACGCCGAGGGTGAGAACGACTGGGAGCACGCCGTCGCCGCGGCGATGACCTCGAAGATCGGGGTCGGCAACGCCGCCTTCCACACCGGAGGCGCGGCCGCCCCCGCCGAGACCGTCTACCTGGGTGTCTTCCGCCGCGAGGCGCTGGAGCAGCAGGGCGGCTACAACGAGGAGTTCATCCGCGCCCAGGACTGGGAGCTGAACTTCCGCATCCGCGAGGCAGGCGGGCTGATCTGGTTCTCGCCGGAGCTGAGGGTGTCGTACCGTCCCCGCCCGAGCGTGCGGGCGCTGGCCAAGCAGTACAAGGACTACGGGCGCTGGCGGCATGTCGTCGCCCGCTACCACGAGGGCTCCATCAACCTGCGCTACCTCGCCCCGCCGACGGCGGTGTGCGCGATAGCCGCCGGCCTCGTGGTCGGCGCCGCCCTCACCCCGTGGGGCTTCGTGGTTCCGGCCGGCTACCTCGCGGCGATCGCCGCCGGCTCGGTCCCGGCGGGCAAGGGCCTGCCGGCCAAGGCCCGCCTGCAGATCCCCGTAGCCCTCGCCACCATGCACATGTCGTGGGGCTGGGGCTTCCTGACCAGCCCGAAGTCACTGGCCAAGCGGGTCATCGCCTCGCGGCGGCCCGCGGTGCTCGGCGCGAAGTAA
- a CDS encoding LCP family protein: MSPSPWKGHEDPGGPTGAGHPGGSRSGGRRRRRRALRWSATVLAVVITGTAGAGYLYYRHLNGNLRKDDLFLGDAKDRAAAPKANAAGQTPLNILLIGSDARDSAENQKLGGARDTFNTPPRADVQMLLHVSADRSNMAVVSMPRDTLVDIPQCTDPDNGKVYGPLTSTITNESLGRGGPGCTVAAWEKLTDIHIDHFMMIDFAGVVSMGNAIGGVPVCVDANIYSRSSDGHGSGLKLKEGTTYIKGQRALRWLRTRYGFEDNTDIARAKAQHQYMNAMVRQLRENATLSSPNKLRKLAETATTALTVDTGLGSVAKLYDLSNELKKVPTDRITMTTMPWQYSTTNSGRVVPRPGDAEKLFRLIRDDIALDGKDKKKHSKATPAATASADPATADDQIAVQVQNGTRSATEAPVSGRAAAVSQLLAGKGFTKAVADTSVTPSQDTTVIRYPSDDLKGDAQQVAKALGLPDDAVEKSAYVSGVTLVVGADWRTGTTYTAPQEDDTTPKTAQAINGADKSQCMHVNPAYTWTPGPTD; the protein is encoded by the coding sequence ATGTCACCCTCCCCGTGGAAGGGGCACGAAGACCCGGGCGGGCCCACGGGTGCAGGACACCCGGGCGGCTCGCGCTCCGGGGGACGGCGCCGCAGGCGGCGGGCCCTTCGCTGGTCGGCCACGGTTCTGGCGGTGGTGATAACGGGCACCGCCGGTGCCGGTTATCTCTACTACCGGCACCTCAACGGCAACCTCAGGAAGGACGACCTGTTCCTCGGTGACGCCAAGGACAGGGCGGCCGCGCCGAAGGCGAACGCGGCCGGGCAGACCCCGCTGAACATCCTGCTGATCGGCTCGGACGCGCGCGACTCCGCGGAGAACCAGAAGCTCGGCGGCGCCCGGGACACCTTCAACACCCCTCCGCGCGCGGACGTCCAGATGCTGCTGCACGTCTCGGCGGACCGCAGCAACATGGCGGTCGTCAGCATGCCGCGCGACACCCTGGTGGACATCCCGCAGTGCACCGACCCCGACAACGGCAAGGTGTACGGCCCGCTCACCTCGACGATCACGAACGAGTCGCTGGGCCGCGGCGGTCCCGGCTGCACGGTCGCGGCCTGGGAGAAGCTCACCGACATCCACATCGACCACTTCATGATGATCGACTTCGCCGGTGTGGTGTCGATGGGCAACGCCATCGGCGGCGTACCGGTCTGCGTGGACGCCAACATCTACTCCCGCTCCTCCGACGGCCACGGCTCGGGACTGAAGCTGAAGGAGGGCACGACGTACATCAAGGGCCAGCGCGCCCTGCGGTGGCTGCGCACCCGCTACGGCTTCGAGGACAACACCGACATCGCGCGCGCCAAGGCGCAGCACCAGTACATGAACGCGATGGTCCGCCAGCTGCGCGAGAACGCCACGCTCAGCAGCCCGAACAAGCTGCGCAAGCTCGCCGAGACGGCCACCACGGCCCTGACCGTCGACACCGGCCTGGGATCCGTGGCGAAGCTGTACGACCTGAGCAACGAGCTCAAGAAGGTCCCCACCGACCGCATCACCATGACGACCATGCCCTGGCAGTACTCCACGACCAACAGCGGCCGGGTCGTGCCCAGGCCGGGGGACGCGGAGAAGCTGTTCCGGCTCATCCGCGACGACATCGCCCTGGACGGCAAGGACAAGAAGAAGCACTCGAAGGCGACGCCGGCCGCGACGGCGTCGGCGGACCCGGCCACGGCGGACGACCAGATCGCCGTACAGGTGCAGAACGGCACCCGCTCCGCCACCGAGGCGCCGGTCTCCGGGCGGGCGGCGGCGGTCAGCCAGCTGCTCGCCGGCAAGGGCTTCACCAAGGCGGTGGCGGACACCTCGGTGACTCCCAGCCAGGACACGACGGTGATCCGCTACCCGAGCGACGACCTGAAGGGCGACGCCCAGCAGGTCGCCAAGGCGCTCGGCCTGCCGGACGACGCCGTGGAGAAGTCGGCGTACGTCTCGGGCGTCACGCTGGTCGTCGGCGCCGACTGGCGCACGGGCACGACGTACACCGCGCCGCAGGAGGACGACACGACCCCGAAGACGGCCCAGGCCATCAACGGCGCGGACAAGTCCCAGTGCATGCACGTGAACCCGGCCTACACCTGGACGCCCGGCCCGACGGACTGA